In Chloroflexota bacterium, one DNA window encodes the following:
- a CDS encoding DUF2029 domain-containing protein, whose amino-acid sequence MVLRIVTPRVLWRVDAAVALGGLLLVAGLAWIVRLWAGTPPDGVWVDYDLYAHAALTLVAGGDPYAFQVPGEDGAVLYGYVYPPAVAWMVAPLALALPGRSGHLVWSLFCLVSFLASLVLLLRAFRQPVPWPIVGLVAGAATLAYAVRDNVYHGQLDLLLVLLGSGGLVLLARGRPVAAGLLLGLTASGKPFLAVLLLLLCWRQQWRATVSMCMTGALILVASFLPSLGSGLTLVDAWAGASRYAASPAFAAFPYNHALSGLWLRLFTDTPFATPWVVSPLLASLANAAIAVVVGGVWRWSMPFGPLAAGPDEAASDLVEQPGLVLLAESGLLLSLLFVFGPLSELNHFFMLLPGLVAALRLALCSPSRSVRRRWLPAAVAWSVFLLLLAGPLRVLSWGHPIEAHLSGPAVLLTGRVGFLLLAVAITVAWCRWSQRAAERARLGESPP is encoded by the coding sequence ATGGTGCTGCGCATAGTGACGCCGCGAGTCCTTTGGCGGGTTGACGCCGCCGTCGCGCTGGGTGGGCTGCTGCTCGTGGCTGGCCTTGCCTGGATCGTTCGGCTCTGGGCGGGGACGCCACCCGACGGAGTCTGGGTCGACTACGACCTGTACGCGCACGCGGCGTTGACGCTCGTGGCGGGCGGCGATCCGTATGCCTTCCAGGTTCCCGGCGAAGACGGCGCCGTGCTCTACGGATACGTGTACCCGCCAGCCGTGGCCTGGATGGTCGCGCCGCTGGCCCTGGCGCTGCCGGGTCGGAGCGGACACCTCGTGTGGTCGCTGTTCTGCCTGGTCAGCTTCCTGGCCAGCCTCGTGCTGCTGCTGCGTGCGTTTCGGCAGCCCGTCCCCTGGCCCATCGTCGGGCTTGTGGCGGGTGCTGCGACGCTGGCATACGCCGTGCGCGACAACGTCTATCACGGACAGCTTGACCTGCTGCTCGTCCTGCTGGGCAGCGGCGGCCTGGTGCTCCTGGCCAGGGGCCGGCCTGTCGCCGCCGGACTGCTGCTCGGGCTAACGGCGTCAGGGAAACCGTTCCTGGCCGTGCTGCTCCTCCTCCTGTGCTGGCGGCAGCAGTGGCGCGCCACGGTCAGCATGTGCATGACAGGCGCCCTGATCCTCGTGGCGTCCTTCTTGCCGAGCCTCGGCAGCGGACTGACGCTCGTCGACGCCTGGGCAGGTGCATCGCGGTACGCAGCGTCGCCTGCCTTCGCTGCGTTCCCCTACAATCACGCGCTCTCGGGCCTGTGGCTGCGCCTGTTCACGGACACGCCGTTCGCCACACCCTGGGTCGTCAGTCCGTTGCTGGCGTCCTTGGCGAACGCCGCGATTGCCGTCGTCGTCGGCGGTGTCTGGCGCTGGTCGATGCCATTCGGTCCGCTGGCTGCTGGCCCAGACGAGGCTGCCTCGGATCTGGTCGAGCAGCCGGGCCTCGTCCTGCTCGCCGAGAGCGGACTGCTGCTGAGCCTGCTCTTCGTGTTCGGCCCCCTCTCAGAGCTGAACCACTTCTTCATGCTGTTGCCCGGCCTGGTTGCGGCCTTGCGGCTGGCGCTCTGCTCGCCGAGCCGCTCAGTCCGACGACGCTGGCTGCCGGCCGCCGTGGCCTGGAGCGTGTTCCTGCTCCTGCTGGCCGGCCCGCTGCGCGTCCTGAGCTGGGGTCACCCCATCGAGGCGCACCTGAGTGGGCCGGCCGTGTTGCTGACCGGCCGCGTCGGATTCCTGCTCCTCGCGGTCGCCATCACCGTCGCGTGGTGTCGCTGGAGCCAGCGAGCGGCAGAACGCGCGCGGCTCGGTGAGTCCCCTCCGTGA
- a CDS encoding glycosyltransferase family 39 protein, with protein MATATTAGGSHSIPPDRLSARLPRALTANPGRAFDLAVVALIALYVVVLMPGLTRWPPLINDEGREANLFWAAARVDPTAERMNAHRGFSTWGNGGLQGATAALIFRLFGLGVFQLRLTSLLWGGLVLLLIYWVGRRYWNRRVGLAAAALMAISNPFLVATHTLRPDIQVVAIVLGALLLAERALDSARRRPLVYAFLSGLLLVLVVDTHPNGIAFFPLVGLAFLLRLGWRDLLRRPVFWAFFGGGVAAVGYYLLIRFVPDPAGFVGGLSYWVGVDKAPPAARATGGIAAKLAAMVTNEIARYQDYFGEEPLELAVVLVGLAGGLWMAVRGSYPARLIWLGLLFAGAFFIVAVSTKSKYYMLLTYPLYMLLLARVLERAAVWIVGRTSLAQPHEAVSPAPTAGTPVVAASWLPAAASAALLALLVGGVAIWPMKLEDRAWDNYIQARRYRAGQEYTQLTSQLKELAGPGARILAPPLYWVGMSEHPFVDVYVYERLERTDGMSAAQFLDEVRPDFVITDAKIATDRRIERLLYNELDRRATYELVVRHKNYGDVAIYRLRQQTPAGR; from the coding sequence ATGGCGACCGCCACGACCGCCGGCGGCTCACACAGCATCCCGCCAGATCGGCTCAGCGCGCGTCTGCCGCGCGCCCTGACGGCGAATCCCGGCCGCGCGTTCGACCTTGCCGTCGTCGCGCTCATCGCACTGTACGTCGTGGTGCTGATGCCCGGCCTGACCCGCTGGCCGCCGCTCATCAACGACGAGGGCCGCGAGGCGAACCTGTTCTGGGCCGCCGCCCGCGTGGACCCCACCGCCGAACGGATGAACGCCCACCGGGGATTCTCGACCTGGGGCAATGGCGGCTTGCAGGGCGCGACCGCCGCGCTGATCTTCCGCCTGTTCGGCCTGGGTGTCTTCCAGCTGCGGCTGACCTCGCTGCTGTGGGGCGGCCTCGTCCTGCTGCTGATCTACTGGGTCGGCAGACGGTACTGGAATCGGCGCGTCGGGCTGGCAGCCGCCGCGCTGATGGCCATCTCGAACCCGTTCCTGGTCGCTACCCACACGCTGCGGCCGGACATCCAGGTGGTTGCCATCGTTCTCGGCGCGTTGCTGCTGGCCGAGCGTGCCCTGGACTCCGCTCGCCGCCGACCGCTGGTGTACGCGTTCCTGTCCGGCCTGCTGCTGGTGCTGGTCGTGGACACGCACCCGAACGGCATCGCGTTCTTTCCGCTGGTCGGGCTGGCCTTCCTGCTGCGCCTCGGCTGGCGGGATCTCTTGCGCCGGCCGGTGTTCTGGGCATTCTTCGGCGGCGGCGTGGCGGCGGTCGGCTACTACCTGCTGATCCGCTTCGTGCCTGACCCGGCCGGCTTCGTCGGCGGGCTGAGCTACTGGGTCGGCGTGGACAAAGCGCCGCCTGCCGCCCGCGCCACCGGCGGCATCGCAGCGAAGCTCGCGGCGATGGTGACCAACGAGATCGCCCGCTACCAGGACTACTTCGGCGAGGAGCCGTTGGAGCTGGCCGTCGTGCTGGTCGGCCTGGCCGGCGGCCTGTGGATGGCCGTTCGCGGCTCCTACCCGGCCCGCTTGATCTGGCTCGGGTTGCTGTTCGCCGGCGCGTTCTTCATCGTGGCCGTCAGCACGAAGTCGAAGTACTACATGCTGCTGACCTATCCGCTGTACATGCTGCTGCTGGCGCGGGTACTGGAGCGGGCGGCGGTCTGGATCGTGGGTCGCACGTCGCTGGCGCAGCCACATGAGGCGGTGTCGCCGGCGCCCACTGCCGGCACGCCTGTGGTCGCGGCCTCATGGTTGCCGGCCGCTGCCAGCGCCGCCCTGCTCGCGCTGCTGGTCGGCGGCGTGGCGATCTGGCCGATGAAGCTGGAAGACCGGGCCTGGGACAACTACATCCAGGCCCGCCGCTACCGGGCCGGTCAGGAGTACACCCAGCTCACCAGTCAGCTCAAGGAGCTGGCCGGGCCGGGTGCGCGCATCCTCGCCCCGCCGCTCTACTGGGTCGGCATGTCGGAGCACCCGTTCGTCGATGTCTACGTCTACGAGCGGCTGGAGCGAACCGACGGCATGTCCGCCGCCCAGTTCCTGGACGAGGTGCGGCCCGACTTCGTCATCACGGATGCGAAGATCGCCACGGATCGGCGCATCGAACGGCTGCTCTACAACGAGTTGGACCGCCGCGCCACCTACGAGCTGGTGGTCCGTCACAAGAACTACGGCGACGTGGCGATCTACCGGCTCCGTCAGCAGACGCCGGCCGGCCGGTGA